The following DNA comes from Amycolatopsis solani.
AGGCGACCGGGATCGTCCGGTCGCGCCCGACCTTTTCCGTTTCCGCGAAAGGTGATCGCGACCTGGTGACCGACGTCGACACCGCCGTCGAGGACGCGCTGCGGGAGTTCCTCGCCGCCGAAACCCCCGAAATCGGGTTCCTCGGCGAGGAGCGCGGCCGCAGCGGGGCCGGCGGCGGGCGCTGGTGGGCCCTCGACCCGATCGACGGGACCGCGAACTTCGCCCGCGGGATTCCGCTCTGCGGGATTTCCCTGGCGCTGGTGGACGGCGAGCACAGCACGGTCGCCGCGATCGCCCTGCCGTACCTCGGTGTCACGTACACCGCGTCGCGCGGAGAGGGTGCTTTCGCGAACGGAGAGCGGATCGGTGCGTCGCGCGCGACCGAGTTGCCCGACGCGATGATCGCGGTGGGTGACTTCGCGATCGGCGAACTCGCCGAGGAGAAGAACCGCGCGCGGCTGGCGTTGCTGACCGACCTCGGCGCGCGGGCGCAGAAGATCCGGATGCTGGGCACCGCGGCGGTCGACCTCTCCTGGGTCGCGGACGGAAAGCTCGACGCCGCACTGATCCTGTCCAACAACCCGTGGGACACCATGGCGGGCGTGCTGCTCGTGCGCGAGGCCGGCGGCGCCGTCGTGGACCGCGACGGCCGCGAGCACACGGTCGGTTCCGCGGCGACGATCGCCGTCGGCGCCGGGCTGCGCAAGGAGATCGTGGACGCACTTGATCGCGCGTTCGGGGTTGTTCGTTAGTATCCGGGGTATCCGGGTGGGCGGCGCCACAGCGCGCGAATGCACTGCCCGTGCAAGGTTTTCGGTTAGGTTGGTACCGGTCGGCCCCCGCGGCTGGCATGCTGGCCGGACCTCTCGGCCACTTCGGAGAATGGTGGATGCTCGTGGAAAGTCGCCGGATCCGCGATCGGTACCGGCTGCTCGAGCCGATCGGCGGCGGCGCGATGGGCACGGTGTGGCGGGCCCAGGACGAAAAGCTCGACCGCACCGTGGCGATCAAGGAACTCCTGCTGCCGCACGACCACGACGAGCACCGCACGGAAGAAGCGAAGAACCGCGCGATGCGCGAGGCGCGGATCGCCGCCCGGCTCCAGCATTCCCACGCGATCACCGTGTTCGCCGTCCTCGAAGAGGAGGACCGGCCGTGGTTGATCATGGAATACCTGCCGTCGAAGAGTTTCGCCGTCCTGGTCCGCGAGGAGCCGACGACGGTGGACGACGCCATCCGCGTCGGCGCGCAGATCAGTTCCGCGCTGGCCGGCGCGCACCGGGTCGGGGTCGTGCACCGCGACGTGAAGCCGGCCAACATCTTGGTCGCCGAAGACGGCACGGCGAAGATCACCGACTTCGGCATCTCCCGCGCGATCGGTGACGTCAAGCTGACGGCCACCGGCGAGATCGCCGGCACGCCCGCGTACCTGGCGCCGGAAGTGGCCCGCGGCGAGGACGCGGACTTCGCGGCCGACGTCTTTTCCCTCGGGGCCACGCTCTACGCCGCCGTCGAGGGCAAGCCGCCGTACGGCACGGCCGACAACCCGATCGCCTTGCTCTACAAGGCGTCCAGCGGCGAGATCGAGCCGCCGGAAAAGGCGGGCAGGCTGACGCCGCTGCTGCTCCGGATGCTCGCGTCCGACCCGGCCGAACGGCCGTCGATGGACGAGGTCGAGCGGGAGCTGCTCGCGCTGCTGCCGGACCCCGAGCCCGGCGAGTCGGTGCTCGCGGCGACGGTCCCCGAGGCCGAACCGGCCGCGCTGCCACCGGTGCCGCCGGTACCCGCCGCGGTCACCGTGCCCGCCGGCGGGGTCGCCGCGGTGTCGCCGGGCGCGCGCAAGGGCCTGATCGCCGTCGGCGCGGGCGCGGCGCTGCTGTGCGTCGCGGTCGTGGTGGCGATCCTGCTGGTCGTGCGGCAGAAACCGCCGACGGGCAACGCGGCCCCGCCGGCGTCGGGGGCACCCTCCGTCTCGGCTTCGGTGACTCCCTCGCCGTCGCCCGCGCCGGCGTCCTCCATGCCGGAGACGCCCACGACGTCGGCCGCCCCGCCCACCTCGCCGCCGGTTTCGAGCGTGGCGTCGACGAAGACCGCGGCCGACGCGCTGAGCGCGTACTACGCGTTGCTGCCGAACAACACAGCGGAGGCGTGGAACCTGCTCACGGACCGCTTCAAGGCGTCGCGCCGGCAGACGCTGGCGACGTACCAGAACTTCTGGGGGCAGTACAAGTCGGTCAAGGCCGACAGCGTGAAGGAAATCGCTCCCGGCCGGGTCACCGCGCACGTCCTCTACGACGGGGGCAAGGGGGAGACGGACACGTTCACGCTGGTCCAGGAGAACGGCGTCTGGAAGATCGACGCCCAGAGCTGAACCATTCCGGCTCCGGCCGCGTGTGACGGATGAGGCGTCCCGCCGTCGATCCACGCTGGAGGTTGAGCGATGAGGCCTGCCGACCCGATGGTGTTCATCCTCCCGGCCGCCCCACCGGGCAGCGACACGTACGACAAGCGCATGTGCCAGAACCTGCCCGCCGTCGGGCAGCCGGTGCTCGAACTGCCGATCGCCGGCCAGTGGCCGGAGCCGGACGCGACGTCGAGACGTCGGCTCGCGCGGTCGCTGGCGGCGCTGCCCGACCGGACGGTGGTGCTGCTCGACGGCATGATCGCCTCGGGCGTACCGGAGATCGTCGTTCCCCACACGCGGCGGCTGCGGCTGGCCGTGCTGGTGCACCAGGCTCTCGCCGACGAGCCCGGCCTCGACCCGGCGCACGCCGCGGAGCTGGACGCGTGCGAGCGCGAGACGCTGCGGATGGCCGGGATGGTCGTCGCGACCAGCCCGTGGCTCGCCCGGCTGCTGATCGACCGCCACGACCTGGACCCCGGCCGCGTCTACGTCGCCAAGCCCGGCACCGACGCGGCCCCGCTCGCGGCGGGCGCGGACGGCGTGTCCCGGCTGCTGTGCGTCGGCGACGTGACCCGCCGCAACGGCCAGGACGTGCTGGTCCAGGCTCTCGGCGAGGTCGACCACCTCGCGCTGTCGTGCGTGTTCACCGGCTCGCTGGCGGCGGACCCGGCCTACGTCGACGAGCTGCACTGGTCGATCGAGCGCCTGGGCCTCGGCGGCCGGATCACCCTGGCCGGCGACGCGGTCGACCTGGGCGCGGCCTACAACGCGGCGGACCTCCTGGTCATCCCGGCCCGCGCGCCGACGTCCGGCATGTTCGTCGCGCAGGCACTGGCCCGCGGCATCCCGGTGCTGGCGACCGAGGTCGGCGGCGTGTACGACGCACTCGGCGTCGACGCGGACGGCGAGGTCCCCGGCCTGCTGGTGGAGCCGGACGACCCGTACTCGCTCGCGGACGCGCTGCACCGCTGGTACGCCGACCCGGAACTGCGGCGCTCCCTGCGCACGGCGGCGCTCGGCCGCGGCAGCGCGCTCGAGGAGTGGGAGGTGGCCGCCCGCCGCCTCACCCACGTGCTCTCGCGGCTGGCGTCGGAACCCCGGATCGTGGCCTGACGCTTGCCGCGGCGGGCGCGGCTCCGCCAACCTGACGCGATGGCGTCCCCACCCCTCGACTCCGAGCGCGGTTTCCTCGAAGTCGCCGGCCGCGAGCCGGACCGCCCGCTGCGCGACCAGCTCCTCGGCTTCCGCGACCTCGTCTCGGCCGACATGGACTGGGCCGACACGCGCAAACGCCGCTTCCGCCGCCGCGCGTCGATCGTCCGGGTGACGGTGCTGCTGCTGACCGCGTCCTCGACGGTGGTCCTCGGCATCCAGCAGATCCCGGCCCGCGCGTCGATCGCCCTGCCGATGGTCGCGCTGGTCACCGTGCTGGGCGGCCTCGAGACGTTCTTCAACTGGCGGTCGCGGTGGGTGCTGATGGAGGAGACCCGCTACAACCTCAACCGCATCCGCGACGAGATGGACTACTACCTCGTCGGCACCCCGACGGCCGAGCTGAGCCGCGAGCGGCTGCAGGAGTTCTTCACCCGCCACCAGGAGACGTGGTCCGACGCGAGCCGCCAGTGGGTCGAGTTCCGCCGTCTCGATCGCCCGCCGCCGTCACCGGAGATCCGGTCGTGAGTGTTTAGTCGGGTTAGAACCCGACTAAACACTCACGACCGGTCGGTCACGCCAGGGTGAGTGCGTAGATCTCCACCCTCGGGTCGTTCGGCAGGCTCACCGACTGCACGGTCTTCCCGCCGTCCAGTGCGGCCGAAATCCCGAACAGCCGTACCGGCGGCCCGTCCACTCCGCTGCCCGCCTTGATGCGGTGCGGCATCTCGAGCACCACCGGCGAGCCGGACCCCGCCCAGTCGCCGAACGTCACGGCCAGGTCCGCGCTGGTCCCGTCCGTGTAGTGCGCCGTCACCGTCGTCGACACCGGCCCGTTGTGGGACGCCCCCACCAGCTTCAAAGCGCCGTGCTGACCCGCCGGCACCAGCAGGGACTGCCCGCGCGCCTCCACGAAGTTCGGCGAAGTGCCCGAAGCGTCCGGCGCCGCGTACGTGACGCCGTCCCAGACCACCGGGCCCGCCGGCGGGAGCAGCGCTGCGTCGTAGCTCCAGCCGCCGCCGTCGAAGTTGCCCTCCGTGGAGGCCGTCACCGTGGCCGTGCCGTCGTGGTTGAGGTCGCGGGCCAGGTCCACCGCGCACTGCGTGCCCGAAGACACGCAGGTCGACGGCGTCCGGACCTCGACCGTCGCCGAGCGGGACACGGTGTTCGCGCCCAGCCCGGACACCTTGACCTGCACGGGGTACGTGCCCGAAGCGGTCCCGGCGGGCACCGAAACCGTGATCGGCACCGTCTTCTGCACCGGGAGCCTGCCCGACCAGATCACCTGCAGCGGCTGGGCCTGCGCCTTCCACTTCGAAGGCGCCGAGACCGAAACCGTCACCGGCTGCAGTGCCGGGTTCTGGGCCAGCACGTCCAGGTCGAGGTGCACCTGCTGCGCCGCCCCCGCCGGGATCACCACGGACGTCTGCCGCAGCGACGCGTCGACGTGCCGCCGCGCGTCACCGGCCGCGGTGTTCACCGACGGCGGGACCGCGCCCGGGGACGTGCCCCAAGCGGAAACCCGAGACCCGAGCTTGTGCGAAAGCGTCCCGCCGTGCGCGAGCGCGGACCAGTCCAGCGACGTCTGCCGGACGTCGCGGCCGTTCAGCGACACGCTCTGGATGTACCGGTTCGCGTCCGAAGCACCCGGCGCGTCGACGGTCAGCGTGCCGCCCTGCGAACGCCCGTACTGTCCGATCCGGACGGTCGCCGACTCGAACTGCGGGCTCGACACCGCGAGGAAGTTCGCGCCGCTCATCGTCGGGTACAGCCCGAGCGAGGAGAAGACGTACCAGGCGGACATCGTGCCGAGGTCGTCGTTGCCGGTCATGCCGTCGGGGCCGGTGGTGAACAACGTCATCGCCGCGCGGACGACGGTCGCCGTTTTCGCCGGCGCGCCGACCCAGTTGTACATGTAGGGCGCGAGCAGGTCGGGCTCGTTGTTCGGGTTGTAGGTCGCCTTGCCGTAGTAGTCGTACGGGCTCGCGATCCAGTCCTTCCGGGCCGTCCCCGCGGGGTCGGAAAGCAGGTTGCCGTACGCGAAGAAGGAGTCGAGCCGCTTCTCCGTCGACGTCCGCCCGCCCATCAGCGAGACCAGCCCGGCCGGGTCCTGCGGCACGAGCCACTGGTACTGGTAGGCGCCGCCCTCGTGGAACTGGTGGTCGGCGTCGACCGGGTTGTACGGCGTCAGGAACGTGCCCTCGGCGGTGCGCGGCCGGAACTGCTGGATCGACGAATCCCACAGGTTGCGGTACCACTGGCCGCGGTCGGCGAACAGCTTCGCGTCCGCCTTGTGGCCGAGCCCGCCGGCCATCAACGCGAGCGACGCGTCCGCCGCGGCGTACTCCATGGTCGCCGACGCCGGGTGCTCGCAGTCGTTGTCGCCGCCCTTGGCCGCGCAGTCCTTGCCGAGCTCCAGACCGCTCGGGATGTAGCCGCGGTCGTTGTAGTAGTTGACGCCGGAGCGCCCGTTGTACGGCGAATCGGCGGGCGGCGTGCTCGTCGCGTTCTTCTTGAGCAGCGCGTACGCCTCTTCTTCGTGCCCGGCGAGCAGGCCCTTCGACCACGCCTCGACGAGGAACGGCGTGACCGGGTCGCCGGTCATGATGTTGGTTTCGCTCTCGGCCAGCGCCCAGCGCGGCAGCCACCCGCCGTCCCGCCCGATCGCGACGACCGACAGCGCGACGTCCCGCGCGACCTGCGGCTCGAGCATTTCGAGCAGCTGGTTCTGCGGCCGGTAGGTGTCCCACAGCGAGAAGTTCTGGTACGGCGTGTAGCCGCTCGCGGTGTGCACCTTGCCGTCGAAGCCGGTGTACGCGCCATCGGTGTCGCCGGCCAGGTTCGGGTGCAGCTGCGCGTGGTAGAGCGCGGTGTAGAACGCCGTCTGCCGGTCGGTCGTGCCGCCGGCGATCTTGATCGCGCCGAGCCGGTCGGCCCACTGCTGGTGCAGCGCCGCGCGGGTGGCGTCGAAGTCGTAGCTGTCCGAAGTCTCGGCGGCCAGGTTCTTCCGGGCGCCGTCGAGTCCGGTGTAGGACAGGCCGACCTTCAGCACGACGTCGTGGTCGGTGCTCGCGTCGAAGCTGGCCCAGGCGCCGTTGCCGCCGGTGCCCGCGGCGTCGCGGCTGCCCGGCGTGCGCGTCGAGTCGCGCCAGGTGCCGAACGAGCTGAACGGCCGGTCGAAGGTGGCGGTGAAGTAGACGGTGTGCTCGTCGTGCCCGGCGCAGAACCCGCCGGCCTTGACCCGCCCTTCGAGCGTCCGGTCACCGACGACGTGGATTTCGGAGTCCTTCACGGACTGGTTGGCCTGCCCGGTGTTGAACAGGACGTTCGCCTGCCCGGTCGAGGGGAAGGTGTAGCGCTGCCAGCCGGTGCGCGCGGTCGCCGTCAGCTCGGCGTCCACGCCGTACTTCTTCAGGCCGACGCGGTAGTAGCCGGGCTCGGCGTGCTCGTCGTCGTGGCTGTACTCGGACTTGTAGGCGTTCTTGTCGACGCTGTCGACGGCGCCGGTGGTCGGCATGATCGGCAGCTCGCCCATCACCCCGCAGCCGACGCCGGACAGGTGCGTCTGGCTGAAGCCGTAGATCGCGTTCTGCAGGTAGTCGTAGCCGCCCTGCCCGCCGGTGTCCGGGCTGACCTGCACCATGCCGAAGGGCGCGCTCGCGCCGGGGAACGTGTTGCCGAAGTTCTGCGTGCCGACGAACGGGTTGACCAGGCTCACCGGATCCGCCGGGGCCGGCGCCGCCTGTGCCACGGCGGGGGCCAGGCCGGCGACCACCACCCCCGCGGCCACCACGGCGGCCAGGCGTCTGCTCTGCGACCACATGGGCGCACCTCCCAGGAGTGACAACGTTGTCAAACGTCGACCGGCGGTCAGGCCCGCGGTCGGTGTGCCACCTTGCCACCTGGATGCGGCTTTTGGAAGACCTCAGCTCGCCGCTTCGCGCAGCAACCGGGCGGCCTCGGCGACAGCGTTGTCGGCGAGGTTGCCGTACCCGAGGACGAGCGCGGGCTCGCCGGGCGCGACGCGGTAGCCGTCGAGATCGGCCACCTTCACGCCCTTCTCCCGCACGGCCCGCACGACGGCGGCCGCCGGCCGGTCGAGGTGCAGGACGAGGTGGAGGCCGGCCGCCGCACCGGAGAGCCGGGCCGGCCCGAGCGCCTCGACGAGCCGGTCGCGCCGGGCGCGGTACCGCAGCCGCGCGGCCCGCAGGTGCCGGTCGTACCCACCGCTCTCGACGAACCCGGCGAGGGCCAGCTGGTCCACCACCGGTGGCGCATGACCCGCGATAGTCCACTGTGGAGGGACGACGGCCCAGCCGAGCCCGAGCGCCGGGCTGAGCGTCTTGCTGACCGACCCGAAGAGCGCGACCCGGCCCGGATCGGTGCCCTGGACGGTGCCGACGGGCCGCCGGTCGTACCGGAACTCGGCGTCGTAGTCGTCTTCCAGGACGAGCCCGTCGACTTCCCGTGCCCACGCCAGGAGTTCGGCACGCCTTCGCGGGGAAAGGACGGAACCGGTGGGGAACTGGTGCGCCGGGGTGACGAGCACGGCCCGCGTCCCGGCCGGGATCCGCCCGACGTCGATGCCTTCCTCGTCGACCGGCACCGGGTCGATCGCCATCCCGGCCGCCGCGGCGGCGCGGTGCAGCCGCGTCCAGCCGGGATCCTCGACGGCCAGCCGGGTGATGCCTTTTCGTTGCAGAGCAAGGCAAACGCGGGCCACGCCGTCGGTGACGCCGCCGCAGACCACGACGTCGTCCGTTTCGGCGCCCCGGACCCGCCGCAGGTACCCGGCGAGGACCTCGCGCAGGCGCGGGTGCCCGGCGGGATCGGGCAGCCCGAAGTCGGTGTGCGGCGCGGTGCCGAGCACCCCGCGCACGGCGTCCGCCCACCGCTGCCGCGGGAAGTGGCGCAGGTCGGGCAGCCCGG
Coding sequences within:
- a CDS encoding serine/threonine-protein kinase; the protein is MLVESRRIRDRYRLLEPIGGGAMGTVWRAQDEKLDRTVAIKELLLPHDHDEHRTEEAKNRAMREARIAARLQHSHAITVFAVLEEEDRPWLIMEYLPSKSFAVLVREEPTTVDDAIRVGAQISSALAGAHRVGVVHRDVKPANILVAEDGTAKITDFGISRAIGDVKLTATGEIAGTPAYLAPEVARGEDADFAADVFSLGATLYAAVEGKPPYGTADNPIALLYKASSGEIEPPEKAGRLTPLLLRMLASDPAERPSMDEVERELLALLPDPEPGESVLAATVPEAEPAALPPVPPVPAAVTVPAGGVAAVSPGARKGLIAVGAGAALLCVAVVVAILLVVRQKPPTGNAAPPASGAPSVSASVTPSPSPAPASSMPETPTTSAAPPTSPPVSSVASTKTAADALSAYYALLPNNTAEAWNLLTDRFKASRRQTLATYQNFWGQYKSVKADSVKEIAPGRVTAHVLYDGGKGETDTFTLVQENGVWKIDAQS
- a CDS encoding PLP-dependent aminotransferase family protein, yielding MAGAQTNWGVLLELTGPGPKHEQLARALRKAIRGLDDGVAVPPSRQLAADLGCSRWVVTQAYAQLVAEGYLDGRTGSATRVRRVGDAVAAKPPSRKPPPRYDLAPGLPDLRHFPRQRWADAVRGVLGTAPHTDFGLPDPAGHPRLREVLAGYLRRVRGAETDDVVVCGGVTDGVARVCLALQRKGITRLAVEDPGWTRLHRAAAAAGMAIDPVPVDEEGIDVGRIPAGTRAVLVTPAHQFPTGSVLSPRRRAELLAWAREVDGLVLEDDYDAEFRYDRRPVGTVQGTDPGRVALFGSVSKTLSPALGLGWAVVPPQWTIAGHAPPVVDQLALAGFVESGGYDRHLRAARLRYRARRDRLVEALGPARLSGAAAGLHLVLHLDRPAAAVVRAVREKGVKVADLDGYRVAPGEPALVLGYGNLADNAVAEAARLLREAAS
- a CDS encoding inositol monophosphatase family protein; its protein translation is MTEHAALLAVAREAVAKATGIVRSRPTFSVSAKGDRDLVTDVDTAVEDALREFLAAETPEIGFLGEERGRSGAGGGRWWALDPIDGTANFARGIPLCGISLALVDGEHSTVAAIALPYLGVTYTASRGEGAFANGERIGASRATELPDAMIAVGDFAIGELAEEKNRARLALLTDLGARAQKIRMLGTAAVDLSWVADGKLDAALILSNNPWDTMAGVLLVREAGGAVVDRDGREHTVGSAATIAVGAGLRKEIVDALDRAFGVVR
- a CDS encoding GH92 family glycosyl hydrolase, translated to MWSQSRRLAAVVAAGVVVAGLAPAVAQAAPAPADPVSLVNPFVGTQNFGNTFPGASAPFGMVQVSPDTGGQGGYDYLQNAIYGFSQTHLSGVGCGVMGELPIMPTTGAVDSVDKNAYKSEYSHDDEHAEPGYYRVGLKKYGVDAELTATARTGWQRYTFPSTGQANVLFNTGQANQSVKDSEIHVVGDRTLEGRVKAGGFCAGHDEHTVYFTATFDRPFSSFGTWRDSTRTPGSRDAAGTGGNGAWASFDASTDHDVVLKVGLSYTGLDGARKNLAAETSDSYDFDATRAALHQQWADRLGAIKIAGGTTDRQTAFYTALYHAQLHPNLAGDTDGAYTGFDGKVHTASGYTPYQNFSLWDTYRPQNQLLEMLEPQVARDVALSVVAIGRDGGWLPRWALAESETNIMTGDPVTPFLVEAWSKGLLAGHEEEAYALLKKNATSTPPADSPYNGRSGVNYYNDRGYIPSGLELGKDCAAKGGDNDCEHPASATMEYAAADASLALMAGGLGHKADAKLFADRGQWYRNLWDSSIQQFRPRTAEGTFLTPYNPVDADHQFHEGGAYQYQWLVPQDPAGLVSLMGGRTSTEKRLDSFFAYGNLLSDPAGTARKDWIASPYDYYGKATYNPNNEPDLLAPYMYNWVGAPAKTATVVRAAMTLFTTGPDGMTGNDDLGTMSAWYVFSSLGLYPTMSGANFLAVSSPQFESATVRIGQYGRSQGGTLTVDAPGASDANRYIQSVSLNGRDVRQTSLDWSALAHGGTLSHKLGSRVSAWGTSPGAVPPSVNTAAGDARRHVDASLRQTSVVIPAGAAQQVHLDLDVLAQNPALQPVTVSVSAPSKWKAQAQPLQVIWSGRLPVQKTVPITVSVPAGTASGTYPVQVKVSGLGANTVSRSATVEVRTPSTCVSSGTQCAVDLARDLNHDGTATVTASTEGNFDGGGWSYDAALLPPAGPVVWDGVTYAAPDASGTSPNFVEARGQSLLVPAGQHGALKLVGASHNGPVSTTVTAHYTDGTSADLAVTFGDWAGSGSPVVLEMPHRIKAGSGVDGPPVRLFGISAALDGGKTVQSVSLPNDPRVEIYALTLA
- a CDS encoding glycosyltransferase, with product MVFILPAAPPGSDTYDKRMCQNLPAVGQPVLELPIAGQWPEPDATSRRRLARSLAALPDRTVVLLDGMIASGVPEIVVPHTRRLRLAVLVHQALADEPGLDPAHAAELDACERETLRMAGMVVATSPWLARLLIDRHDLDPGRVYVAKPGTDAAPLAAGADGVSRLLCVGDVTRRNGQDVLVQALGEVDHLALSCVFTGSLAADPAYVDELHWSIERLGLGGRITLAGDAVDLGAAYNAADLLVIPARAPTSGMFVAQALARGIPVLATEVGGVYDALGVDADGEVPGLLVEPDDPYSLADALHRWYADPELRRSLRTAALGRGSALEEWEVAARRLTHVLSRLASEPRIVA
- a CDS encoding DUF4231 domain-containing protein, whose protein sequence is MASPPLDSERGFLEVAGREPDRPLRDQLLGFRDLVSADMDWADTRKRRFRRRASIVRVTVLLLTASSTVVLGIQQIPARASIALPMVALVTVLGGLETFFNWRSRWVLMEETRYNLNRIRDEMDYYLVGTPTAELSRERLQEFFTRHQETWSDASRQWVEFRRLDRPPPSPEIRS